Proteins found in one Corynebacterium sanguinis genomic segment:
- a CDS encoding multicopper oxidase family protein: MTNAFSRRQFLLGGLVLAGTGAVAACTSDPGPAASAPGPSLRPTPTPTALGEPTVRRTLTARPLSLDIGGIEAKTWGYVSDTGDAAIEATAGDVLQVDITNELPESTSIHWHGIALHNAADGVPGMTQDPIEPGESFSYVFEVPHGGTYFYHSHTGLQLDRGLHAPLIIRDPQDAEDQDVEWTIVLDDWVDGIQGTPDDELDKLTGMGSGDHNGRMGMGGHGQMIHGTPDRVLGGDVGDVMYPHYLINGRIPRAHRTFEARPGDKARLRFINSGGDTIFKVALGGHRMTVTHTDGFPVQPWETESIYLSMGERVDVEVILGDGIFPLTALAVGKDDRAFAVIRTAGGQAPRPDVDFPELSSTGLLLSSLKPADRALLPEGTPDREVSIDLGGQMMPYEWSILTDGQSSSATVQEGQRLRMVMRNRTMMPHPMHIHGHTWALPGSGGLRKDTVLLRHGETMIADLIADNPGEWAFHCHNAYHMETGMVSSLRYE, from the coding sequence ATGACGAACGCGTTTTCCCGACGACAGTTTCTGCTCGGCGGGCTCGTCCTGGCCGGCACCGGGGCCGTGGCCGCCTGCACCAGCGACCCTGGACCCGCTGCCTCGGCACCAGGTCCCTCCCTTCGCCCCACTCCCACCCCCACTGCGCTCGGTGAGCCGACGGTGCGCCGGACACTGACCGCCCGGCCCCTCTCCCTGGATATCGGCGGCATCGAAGCCAAGACGTGGGGATACGTCTCTGACACCGGGGATGCGGCCATTGAGGCCACCGCCGGCGACGTCCTCCAGGTCGATATCACCAATGAACTGCCTGAGAGCACCTCCATCCACTGGCATGGCATCGCACTCCACAACGCAGCCGACGGTGTGCCCGGCATGACCCAGGACCCCATTGAACCTGGCGAGTCTTTCTCCTATGTTTTTGAAGTCCCCCACGGTGGCACCTACTTCTACCATTCCCACACCGGCCTGCAGCTTGATCGCGGCCTCCACGCCCCACTGATCATCCGTGACCCGCAAGACGCTGAGGACCAGGACGTCGAGTGGACCATCGTGCTCGACGACTGGGTCGATGGCATTCAGGGCACTCCCGACGATGAGCTCGACAAGCTCACCGGAATGGGTTCGGGCGACCATAACGGGAGGATGGGAATGGGAGGCCACGGCCAGATGATACACGGCACCCCGGACCGGGTACTGGGCGGGGATGTCGGCGATGTGATGTATCCGCACTACCTCATCAACGGACGTATCCCCCGTGCTCACCGGACCTTCGAGGCTCGCCCGGGCGACAAGGCCCGCCTGCGGTTTATCAACTCCGGCGGTGACACCATCTTCAAGGTGGCCCTCGGTGGTCACCGCATGACCGTCACCCACACCGACGGCTTCCCTGTCCAGCCCTGGGAGACCGAATCGATCTACCTGTCGATGGGCGAGCGTGTCGACGTCGAGGTCATCCTCGGCGACGGCATCTTCCCGCTCACGGCTTTGGCGGTGGGTAAGGACGACCGCGCCTTCGCCGTCATCCGCACCGCCGGCGGCCAGGCCCCCCGCCCCGATGTCGACTTCCCCGAGTTGTCGTCCACCGGACTGCTTCTGTCCTCCCTGAAGCCAGCAGACCGTGCACTCCTGCCCGAGGGCACACCAGACCGAGAAGTCAGCATCGACCTGGGCGGGCAGATGATGCCGTATGAATGGAGCATTCTCACCGACGGCCAATCCTCCTCCGCGACCGTGCAGGAGGGCCAGCGCCTGCGGATGGTCATGCGCAACAGGACCATGATGCCCCATCCCATGCACATCCACGGCCACACGTGGGCGCTGCCCGGCAGCGGCGGGCTACGCAAGGACACCGTCCTTCTCCGCCACGGTGAAACCATGATCGCAGACCTGATCGCTGACAACCCCGGTGAGTGGGCATTTCACTGCCATAACGCCTATCACATGGAAACCGGGATGGTCAGCTCGCTTCGCTACGAGTAA
- a CDS encoding TlpA family protein disulfide reductase codes for MPSTPRRAAIAVAAVLTAVTLVACSSGDGARNAVAVGGTFQFHSPGGQTEIIYAEEERAPLPDFSGPSLMEEGEEISLSDFEGEVVVLNAWGQWCAPCRAEVDDLQLVQETPDPLGGKVLGINVRDYNQTIAQDFKLDNAVTYPSIYDPPFRIAAALGGVPTSVIPTTIVLDRSHRPAAVFLREVTADDILDVALPLAEEAPAS; via the coding sequence ATGCCGAGCACACCCCGCAGAGCCGCCATCGCGGTTGCCGCGGTGCTCACCGCCGTGACCCTTGTGGCCTGTTCCTCAGGCGACGGCGCCCGAAACGCCGTCGCCGTCGGGGGCACCTTCCAGTTCCACTCACCAGGAGGCCAAACCGAGATTATCTACGCAGAGGAGGAACGTGCCCCGCTGCCGGACTTCTCCGGCCCGTCGCTGATGGAGGAGGGTGAGGAGATCAGCCTGTCTGATTTTGAAGGCGAGGTCGTCGTCCTCAACGCTTGGGGCCAGTGGTGTGCACCGTGTCGGGCGGAAGTCGATGACCTGCAGCTTGTCCAGGAGACTCCCGACCCCCTCGGTGGCAAGGTGCTGGGCATCAACGTCCGTGACTACAACCAGACCATCGCCCAGGACTTCAAACTCGACAACGCGGTGACCTATCCCTCGATCTACGACCCGCCGTTTCGTATCGCTGCGGCCCTGGGTGGGGTGCCGACCTCCGTCATCCCGACCACCATTGTCCTGGACCGAAGCCACCGCCCGGCCGCGGTGTTCCTGAGGGAGGTCACCGCCGATGACATCCTTGATGTCGCCCTGCCGCTGGCCGAGGAGGCACCAGCATCATGA
- a CDS encoding cytochrome c biogenesis CcdA family protein, whose amino-acid sequence MTVDVMAQLAIGQQFADAAATGPLMIGILAAAAAGLISFASPCVVPLVPGYMSYLASVVGGEVNYDAEGGTVVTKRQWAVAGAAGLFVLGFTIVFVLATVTVFGAISMLTLNAETLMRIGGVITIVMGLAFMGMVPALQRDTRMAPKKWSTWLGAPLLGGVFALGWTPCLGPTLAAIISVSAGTEGMTAVRGVILIIGYCLGLGLPFLLMAFGSARAMRTVGWLRRHSRKIQMFGGVLMVAVGIALASGAWAYFINWVRQWTVEYGATLI is encoded by the coding sequence ATGACCGTTGATGTGATGGCGCAGTTGGCGATCGGCCAGCAGTTCGCCGACGCCGCGGCCACCGGGCCACTGATGATCGGCATCCTGGCTGCGGCAGCTGCAGGTCTGATCTCGTTCGCCTCCCCGTGCGTCGTACCCCTGGTACCCGGGTATATGTCGTATCTGGCCAGTGTGGTCGGCGGGGAGGTCAACTACGACGCCGAGGGGGGCACGGTGGTCACCAAACGCCAGTGGGCGGTAGCGGGTGCGGCCGGGTTGTTCGTTCTCGGCTTCACCATCGTCTTTGTGCTGGCCACCGTCACCGTCTTTGGGGCGATCAGCATGCTCACGCTCAATGCTGAGACCCTCATGCGCATCGGAGGGGTGATCACCATCGTCATGGGTCTGGCGTTCATGGGGATGGTGCCTGCCCTGCAGCGCGACACCCGGATGGCCCCGAAGAAGTGGTCCACCTGGTTGGGTGCGCCACTGCTCGGCGGGGTCTTCGCCCTGGGGTGGACGCCGTGCCTGGGGCCCACCTTGGCGGCGATCATCTCGGTGTCCGCCGGCACCGAGGGGATGACCGCTGTGCGTGGGGTGATCCTGATCATCGGTTACTGCCTGGGCCTGGGTCTGCCGTTTCTTCTCATGGCCTTCGGCTCGGCCCGGGCGATGCGCACCGTGGGGTGGCTGCGCCGCCACTCCCGCAAGATCCAGATGTTCGGTGGGGTGCTCATGGTCGCCGTGGGCATTGCCCTGGCCAGCGGGGCGTGGGCGTATTTCATCAACTGGGTACGCCAGTGGACCGTGGAATACGGCGCCACCCTCATCTAA
- a CDS encoding DUF305 domain-containing protein has product MKRTLVLSALAVASTLALAACGEATESGNTDATTSATSTATTTAETTETTTATTEADGEISADHNDADIMFAQMMIPHHQQAVEMSEMLLAKEGIPAQVVEFAQGVIDAQGPEIDRMNAMLEAWGQQPVTDSGGMGTMDEMGGMDHGEMGGMSGMMSQEDMTALEEAQGTEAARLYLEQMTAHHEGAVDMARDEVADGQNPHAITLAEQIINDQEAEIAQMQQMLTDL; this is encoded by the coding sequence ATGAAGCGCACCCTTGTTCTTTCCGCTCTCGCCGTGGCCTCCACCCTGGCGCTGGCCGCCTGCGGTGAGGCCACCGAGTCAGGCAACACCGACGCCACCACCTCGGCCACCAGCACTGCGACGACTACCGCTGAGACGACCGAGACCACCACGGCGACGACTGAGGCGGACGGGGAGATCTCCGCCGATCACAACGACGCGGACATCATGTTTGCCCAGATGATGATCCCCCATCACCAGCAGGCCGTGGAGATGAGTGAGATGCTCCTGGCCAAGGAGGGTATCCCCGCCCAGGTCGTGGAGTTTGCCCAGGGGGTTATTGACGCCCAGGGACCGGAGATTGACCGGATGAACGCCATGCTCGAGGCCTGGGGCCAGCAGCCGGTCACCGACTCTGGGGGCATGGGGACCATGGACGAGATGGGTGGAATGGATCACGGCGAGATGGGTGGCATGAGCGGGATGATGAGCCAGGAGGACATGACAGCCCTTGAGGAAGCCCAGGGCACCGAGGCTGCCCGCCTCTACCTGGAGCAGATGACCGCCCACCACGAAGGTGCGGTCGACATGGCCCGTGACGAGGTTGCTGACGGCCAGAATCCCCATGCAATCACCCTGGCCGAACAAATTATCAACGACCAGGAGGCCGAGATCGCCCAGATGCAGCAGATGCTCACTGACCTATGA
- a CDS encoding DDE-type integrase/transposase/recombinase — MISLEEWAQIRYLRGQGLSLRKIAAEVGCAKKTVEKALASDSPPCYKPRDAKGTSFDPFEPQVRELLAETPQLNAKVLAQRVGWTGSDSWFRKHVARIRPEYMPADPVDTLTHAPGREIQCDLTFAPGGLPDADGVYRALPVLVMAASHSRFAAACVLPSRTTDDLIAGMWQLITRDFQAVPDRLVWDHESGIGKAKLCEPVAAFGGALGCRRGCQMVCV, encoded by the coding sequence GTGATTTCATTGGAGGAATGGGCGCAGATCCGATACCTGCGTGGGCAGGGTCTGTCATTGAGGAAGATCGCGGCCGAAGTGGGCTGTGCGAAGAAGACGGTGGAGAAGGCTTTGGCTTCAGATTCGCCGCCTTGTTACAAGCCACGGGATGCCAAAGGCACGAGTTTCGATCCGTTTGAACCGCAGGTCAGGGAACTTCTCGCGGAAACACCGCAGCTCAATGCCAAGGTGTTGGCTCAGCGAGTGGGCTGGACAGGCTCGGATTCATGGTTTCGCAAACACGTTGCCAGGATCCGGCCTGAGTATATGCCCGCCGACCCAGTCGATACCCTTACTCACGCCCCGGGGCGTGAGATCCAATGTGATCTCACTTTTGCACCGGGTGGACTACCTGATGCTGATGGGGTCTACCGCGCGTTGCCGGTGTTGGTGATGGCAGCCTCGCATTCTCGTTTCGCTGCGGCGTGTGTGCTTCCCTCGCGCACGACTGATGACTTGATCGCCGGGATGTGGCAGTTGATAACACGTGATTTCCAAGCGGTACCAGATCGGCTCGTGTGGGATCACGAGTCCGGGATTGGCAAGGCGAAGCTGTGCGAGCCTGTTGCCGCATTCGGCGGGGCGCTGGGCTGCAGAAGAGGGTGTCAGATGGTTTGTGTGTGA
- a CDS encoding IS256 family transposase yields MTTVARRNPEDSAKIKAIEEKLLANPEMAKLIDELGTSTTDANDLVRGLLQASINRGLNAEMDAHLGYQHGDRNSKEAAGQNNSRNGSYPKRVDSNYGPVDVAVPRDRDGSFLPTMVPKGSRRLTDVDDMIISLYAGGMTVRDIQHHMATAMGVDISHETISAITDAVLEEVMIWQNRQLDEFYPVVFLDALRIKVRDGGRVVNKSAYLAIGVDMEGIKHILGIWLAKEEGASFWAQVCANLATRGVHDVFIVCCDGLKGLPEAVEATWPDSMVQTCVVHLIRAANRWVAYGDRKAVSAELKKIYTAPTEQTALAALTEFEASELGEKYPQSVKVWRDAWDRFIPFLEFPPMARKVIYTTNSIESMNNELRKATRNRVQFTNDESAIKTVWLMICNIEDKRAAKRAKQGKRVAATSGRLIEGRRVTNWKQAINQMSVAYPDRFEPYL; encoded by the coding sequence ATGACTACCGTGGCACGACGAAACCCAGAGGACTCCGCAAAGATCAAAGCGATCGAGGAAAAGCTCCTCGCCAATCCTGAGATGGCGAAGCTGATCGACGAGCTCGGCACCTCCACCACGGATGCCAACGATCTCGTCCGGGGCCTGCTCCAGGCCTCGATCAACCGGGGCCTCAACGCCGAGATGGATGCCCACCTCGGCTACCAGCACGGCGACCGGAACAGCAAGGAAGCCGCTGGTCAGAACAATTCCCGTAACGGTTCCTACCCCAAGCGGGTCGATTCGAACTACGGACCGGTCGATGTCGCTGTTCCCCGGGACCGTGACGGATCCTTCCTGCCGACAATGGTGCCCAAAGGATCCCGCCGGCTGACCGACGTCGACGACATGATCATCAGTCTCTATGCCGGTGGCATGACCGTCCGAGACATCCAGCACCACATGGCCACCGCCATGGGCGTGGACATCTCCCATGAAACAATCTCCGCGATCACCGATGCGGTCCTCGAGGAGGTCATGATCTGGCAGAACCGCCAACTTGATGAGTTCTACCCCGTGGTCTTCCTCGATGCGTTACGGATCAAAGTCCGTGACGGGGGCCGGGTGGTCAACAAATCCGCGTACCTGGCTATCGGGGTGGACATGGAGGGGATCAAACACATCCTGGGTATCTGGCTGGCTAAAGAGGAAGGAGCCTCGTTCTGGGCGCAGGTGTGTGCCAACCTCGCTACCCGCGGAGTGCACGATGTGTTCATCGTGTGCTGTGACGGGCTCAAGGGTCTGCCGGAGGCTGTGGAAGCCACCTGGCCGGATTCGATGGTCCAGACCTGTGTCGTCCACCTGATCAGGGCAGCAAACCGGTGGGTGGCCTATGGAGATCGTAAGGCGGTGTCCGCCGAGTTGAAGAAGATCTACACCGCCCCCACCGAGCAAACCGCTCTGGCGGCGTTGACGGAGTTCGAGGCCTCCGAGCTGGGGGAAAAGTATCCGCAGTCAGTCAAGGTGTGGCGCGATGCGTGGGACCGGTTCATCCCGTTCCTTGAGTTCCCACCGATGGCTAGGAAGGTGATCTACACCACGAACTCGATTGAGTCGATGAACAACGAGCTGCGTAAAGCCACCCGGAATCGGGTGCAGTTCACCAACGATGAGTCTGCGATCAAAACCGTGTGGTTGATGATCTGCAACATTGAGGACAAACGGGCCGCCAAGCGTGCTAAGCAGGGCAAACGGGTCGCGGCGACCAGCGGCCGGCTGATCGAGGGCAGGCGGGTGACGAACTGGAAGCAGGCCATCAACCAGATGTCTGTGGCTTACCCTGACCGCTTCGAGCCCTACCTCTAA
- a CDS encoding Mu transposase domain-containing protein, with amino-acid sequence MTRSCRIVQTPPRDPESKGIVERTNGYMKRSFFPGRRFSDPVDVQAQLDEWFTTIANARVHTTLKATPADLFAADQRAMRPLPPYPPVFGVRPAVRLPRNYYVTVDTNQYSVDPTFIDRLVTVRSTLDEIAVTGPHGEPAAVHPRHWGQHKVITDPAHAQTARAMRRDLATAGERFQPDTAADIADLSIYDHIA; translated from the coding sequence TTGACACGCTCCTGCAGAATCGTTCAGACCCCACCGCGGGACCCGGAATCTAAAGGCATCGTCGAGCGCACCAACGGGTACATGAAGCGTTCCTTCTTCCCCGGGCGCCGGTTCAGCGACCCGGTGGATGTGCAAGCCCAACTTGATGAGTGGTTCACCACAATCGCCAACGCACGCGTTCACACCACGTTGAAGGCCACACCGGCGGACTTGTTCGCAGCTGATCAGCGAGCGATGCGCCCCTTGCCACCGTATCCACCGGTGTTCGGTGTCAGGCCCGCGGTGCGCCTACCGCGTAACTACTACGTCACCGTTGACACCAACCAGTACAGCGTGGATCCGACATTCATTGACCGACTAGTCACTGTGCGCAGCACGCTTGATGAAATCGCCGTGACCGGGCCACACGGTGAACCCGCCGCGGTGCACCCACGCCACTGGGGCCAGCACAAGGTCATCACCGACCCCGCCCACGCCCAAACTGCCCGCGCCATGCGCCGCGACCTAGCTACGGCGGGCGAGAGATTCCAGCCAGATACCGCTGCTGACATCGCTGACCTATCCATCTACGACCACATCGCCTAA
- the istB gene encoding IS21-like element helper ATPase IstB, whose protein sequence is MTRTSAHDTAAAISHLARELKAPRIDNVYSTIANQARSQSWTFEEYLAAVLSVEAAARAESGASLRVKRAGFPAVKTIADFDFTAQPSIDRTEIARLETGAWVATAENVVLLGPPGTGKTHLATALGITAAQQGYRVLFDTAAGWINTLTEAHNTGKLETLLKRLNRYHLLIIDELGYIPVEADAANLFFQLVSRRYEHGSIIVTSNLAFSQWAQCFGDITVATAMVDRIVHHAKIFQHRGVSHRIKGREIPAPTTPSPTPHQAQ, encoded by the coding sequence ATGACCCGCACCAGCGCCCACGACACCGCGGCGGCAATTAGTCACCTCGCACGGGAGTTGAAAGCCCCACGCATCGACAACGTCTACTCAACCATCGCCAATCAAGCACGTAGCCAATCCTGGACATTCGAGGAGTACCTCGCCGCCGTGCTATCCGTCGAAGCGGCCGCCCGCGCGGAATCCGGAGCATCATTACGCGTCAAACGCGCCGGCTTTCCGGCCGTGAAAACCATCGCCGACTTCGACTTCACCGCACAACCCAGTATTGACCGCACTGAAATCGCACGCCTTGAAACCGGGGCCTGGGTCGCCACAGCTGAAAACGTCGTCCTGCTCGGCCCACCCGGAACCGGCAAAACCCACCTCGCCACCGCACTTGGCATCACAGCAGCGCAGCAAGGCTATCGCGTCCTCTTCGACACCGCCGCCGGGTGGATAAACACCCTCACCGAAGCCCACAACACCGGCAAACTCGAAACGCTGCTGAAACGATTAAACCGCTACCACCTGCTCATCATCGACGAACTCGGCTACATTCCCGTCGAAGCTGACGCGGCGAACCTGTTTTTCCAACTCGTCTCCAGACGCTACGAACACGGCTCCATCATCGTGACCTCAAACCTAGCGTTTTCCCAATGGGCGCAATGCTTCGGCGACATCACAGTAGCCACCGCCATGGTCGACCGCATCGTCCACCACGCCAAAATCTTTCAACACCGAGGAGTAAGCCACCGCATCAAAGGACGCGAAATACCCGCACCAACAACCCCCTCACCAACCCCACATCAGGCACAATAA
- a CDS encoding site-specific integrase, whose protein sequence is MGYISKSAHSFLNVQQVKALAQAAGEHYSLFIQVLSTTGIRFGEATALRVSDVDLNGSRIRIQRAFTSVGGRLIEKSPKSHASRTVLIPAFLRDDIEHSMRHKDPTDLVFTTAEGYPIRNENFRRRVFLGAVKEAGEILGTPLPPVTVHDLRHTAASLAISSGANIKVIQRMLGHASADMTLDVYGHLYESDLDSVAQRMNQQFKSA, encoded by the coding sequence GTGGGCTACATTTCGAAGAGCGCTCACAGCTTTCTAAATGTTCAGCAGGTCAAAGCCTTGGCGCAGGCGGCCGGAGAGCACTATTCGCTATTCATCCAGGTCCTGTCGACGACGGGCATCCGCTTCGGTGAGGCTACCGCCCTACGGGTCTCAGACGTCGACCTGAATGGTTCTCGGATACGCATCCAGAGAGCCTTCACGAGCGTCGGGGGCCGACTAATCGAGAAGTCCCCGAAATCCCATGCTTCCCGCACAGTACTTATCCCGGCCTTCCTTAGAGACGATATTGAACACTCAATGAGGCACAAGGATCCTACCGACCTGGTGTTCACTACCGCCGAGGGGTATCCCATACGCAACGAGAACTTCCGAAGAAGAGTCTTCCTTGGTGCAGTAAAGGAAGCCGGCGAAATTCTCGGTACTCCGCTCCCCCCAGTCACCGTCCATGACCTGAGGCACACTGCGGCGTCCCTTGCCATCTCTTCTGGGGCAAATATCAAAGTGATCCAGAGGATGCTTGGCCATGCTTCCGCCGACATGACGCTGGATGTGTACGGCCATCTCTACGAGTCAGACCTTGATTCGGTAGCCCAGAGGATGAATCAGCAGTTTAAGAGCGCATAG
- a CDS encoding DNA polymerase III subunit delta': MTRASVSERLADIPRVRETILRAAEAARGAGESYAMSHAWLFTGPPGAGRSTTAVAFAAALVCTDPDVVGCGRCDNCRAVFAGAHTDVVHIVPKELVISVETVRGIVNQASRLPTVGAWRVIIIDEADRFSTAAADAFLKTVEEPPASTVIILSAPSTDPEDFSTTLRSRCRHLYVPAPSESEIVRLLTQEEGASEEVARLAAAASLRHIGRARRLVRESGAQTHRAQVINLAELVFHGDAAFKAVGALVAAADKEAVAAHAEADSEERAALERALGMGAKGKGAAKALRGGASSVKQLETQQKARGTRRTRDVLDLALVDLAGIYRDALVLASGARVGLTHPDFEGLSHEIAERVSVEGLVACQDAIARCRQSLDQNVTPVIAFNGMIGRIRQACNVK; this comes from the coding sequence GTGACTAGGGCAAGCGTGAGCGAGCGCCTCGCGGACATTCCCCGGGTGCGCGAGACGATCCTGCGCGCGGCCGAGGCGGCGCGCGGCGCGGGGGAGAGCTACGCCATGTCGCACGCCTGGCTGTTCACGGGTCCTCCCGGCGCGGGCCGCTCCACCACGGCTGTCGCCTTCGCCGCCGCGCTGGTGTGCACGGACCCCGATGTGGTCGGCTGCGGCCGCTGCGACAACTGCCGCGCCGTATTCGCCGGTGCCCACACCGATGTCGTGCACATCGTGCCCAAGGAGCTAGTGATTTCCGTGGAAACGGTGCGCGGGATCGTCAACCAGGCATCGCGCTTGCCGACGGTCGGCGCGTGGCGCGTCATCATCATCGACGAGGCAGATCGCTTCTCGACGGCCGCAGCCGACGCATTCCTCAAAACCGTCGAGGAACCCCCCGCGTCGACCGTGATCATCTTGTCGGCGCCATCGACCGACCCCGAGGACTTTTCCACTACGCTGCGCTCGCGCTGCCGCCACCTTTACGTCCCGGCGCCGTCGGAAAGTGAAATCGTGCGGTTGCTGACCCAGGAGGAGGGGGCGAGCGAGGAGGTCGCGCGCCTGGCTGCCGCGGCCTCGCTGCGCCACATCGGCCGGGCTCGCCGGCTCGTGCGCGAGTCCGGCGCGCAGACCCACCGCGCGCAGGTGATCAACCTGGCGGAGCTGGTCTTCCACGGCGATGCCGCGTTCAAGGCCGTGGGCGCACTGGTCGCCGCCGCCGATAAGGAGGCCGTCGCCGCGCACGCGGAGGCCGACAGCGAGGAACGCGCCGCTTTAGAACGCGCCCTCGGCATGGGCGCGAAAGGCAAAGGCGCGGCGAAAGCGCTGCGGGGGGGCGCCTCAAGCGTCAAGCAGCTGGAGACGCAGCAGAAAGCGCGCGGCACGCGGCGCACCCGCGACGTCCTCGATCTCGCACTGGTGGACCTGGCCGGCATCTACCGCGACGCGCTCGTCCTGGCCAGCGGCGCGCGGGTCGGGCTGACCCACCCCGACTTCGAGGGGCTGTCCCATGAAATCGCGGAACGGGTGAGTGTGGAGGGCCTCGTCGCCTGCCAGGATGCCATCGCGCGGTGCCGGCAGAGCCTAGACCAGAACGTCACTCCGGTGATTGCGTTCAACGGCATGATCGGCCGCATTCGCCAGGCCTGCAACGTGAAGTGA
- a CDS encoding adenylate/guanylate cyclase domain-containing protein, whose amino-acid sequence MDRIWRGFKWLWGTSWPLYALTVLGTNVLGGIAIMTFIRYFIPMAEVEQLSITGGGLGVLGIAYVAFAVLVGVVVTFFLFRPVLEWQRAPEGHDPNMVRNLVLRIPMLQTVIVVGVWLIGIAIATIATSRIDARLTIVVLISTLMACLVVALLTYVQAARLVRPIAASALARRFEDSTLEPPIKTRLYMTWFTTTAIPLIGILLLVWAQRSGFFTNTPGELMPAVSALSLTALATGSIGTIFAIMGVVDPIKELQEAINRVRRGESDTQVDIYDGSEIGVLQAGFNEMMRGLNERQRVRDIFGHYVGSEVAQRALEEKPELGGEDRKAAVVFIDVIGSTTFAVNHSPEEVVAALNEFFAIVVEVVHRNKGVINKFQGDAALAVYGAPTALHDATSHALQTARELRQELRGLKLQAGIGVASGHVVAGHIGGSDRFEYTVIGDAVNAAARLTDLAKNSPGRVLTNAATLRAANEVEQQRWTLMKSIELRGRNKMTQLARPVRSTLADRY is encoded by the coding sequence GTGGACAGAATTTGGCGCGGCTTCAAGTGGCTCTGGGGCACATCGTGGCCCCTGTACGCCCTGACCGTGCTGGGCACCAACGTGCTCGGCGGGATCGCGATCATGACGTTCATCCGCTACTTCATCCCCATGGCCGAGGTCGAGCAGCTGTCCATCACCGGCGGCGGGCTCGGGGTGCTGGGCATCGCTTACGTCGCGTTCGCGGTTTTAGTGGGCGTGGTGGTCACGTTCTTCCTGTTCAGGCCCGTCTTGGAGTGGCAGCGCGCGCCGGAGGGCCACGACCCCAACATGGTCAGAAACCTGGTTTTGCGCATCCCGATGCTGCAGACGGTGATTGTGGTCGGGGTGTGGCTGATCGGCATCGCGATCGCCACCATCGCCACATCGCGTATCGACGCCCGCCTGACCATCGTGGTTCTCATCTCCACGCTCATGGCCTGCCTCGTGGTCGCCCTGTTGACCTACGTCCAGGCCGCGCGCCTGGTGCGCCCCATCGCGGCCTCCGCGCTGGCGCGGCGCTTCGAGGACTCCACACTCGAGCCGCCCATCAAGACGCGTCTGTACATGACGTGGTTCACCACCACCGCGATCCCGCTGATCGGAATCCTCCTGTTGGTGTGGGCGCAGCGCAGCGGGTTTTTCACCAACACCCCCGGTGAACTCATGCCGGCCGTCTCCGCACTCTCGCTCACCGCGCTCGCCACCGGCAGCATCGGCACCATCTTCGCCATCATGGGCGTGGTCGACCCGATCAAGGAGCTCCAGGAGGCGATCAACCGGGTCCGCCGCGGCGAATCGGACACCCAGGTTGACATCTACGACGGCTCCGAGATCGGCGTCCTGCAAGCCGGCTTCAACGAAATGATGCGCGGGCTCAACGAGCGCCAGCGGGTGCGCGACATCTTCGGCCACTACGTCGGTTCCGAGGTCGCGCAACGCGCGCTCGAGGAAAAACCCGAGCTCGGAGGCGAGGACCGCAAGGCCGCGGTTGTGTTCATCGACGTCATCGGCTCTACGACCTTCGCCGTGAACCACTCCCCCGAGGAGGTCGTCGCCGCGCTCAACGAGTTCTTCGCCATCGTCGTCGAGGTCGTGCACCGCAACAAGGGAGTGATCAACAAGTTCCAGGGCGACGCGGCGCTCGCGGTCTACGGCGCGCCCACAGCGCTTCACGACGCCACCTCCCACGCCCTGCAAACCGCGCGCGAACTGCGCCAAGAACTGCGCGGGCTCAAGCTCCAGGCCGGGATCGGGGTGGCCTCCGGCCACGTCGTCGCCGGCCACATCGGCGGCTCCGACCGGTTTGAGTACACCGTCATCGGCGATGCCGTAAACGCCGCGGCGCGCCTAACGGACCTGGCCAAAAACTCCCCGGGCCGCGTGCTCACCAACGCCGCGACCCTGCGCGCCGCCAACGAGGTTGAGCAGCAGCGCTGGACGCTGATGAAGTCGATCGAGCTGCGCGGGCGCAACAAGATGACGCAGCTTGCCCGCCCCGTGCGCTCCACGCTGGCGGACAGGTACTAG